A stretch of the Vulcanisaeta souniana JCM 11219 genome encodes the following:
- a CDS encoding restriction endonuclease, with amino-acid sequence MANVGIKFEDYVAELLSRLGLKVLDKRARVTVNGIEVGEVDIVAEDNAGNKYAVEVKSGKVDVSAIRQAYVNAKVLNAKPLIVARGFSNDSSKALADELGVSVINLEEAVVLTIDELRTVIESVIYESVGDLINTVFTLATKSCDAKARAIMDAVINCNDWNCVCDKLGVNQGDCGSLISDIKRELGLGNLSLSKLRTAIRLYNLVSLLVNSCNKGNT; translated from the coding sequence ATGGCTAATGTAGGCATTAAGTTCGAGGATTACGTTGCCGAACTACTGAGTAGGCTTGGGCTTAAGGTCCTTGATAAGAGGGCCAGGGTTACGGTTAATGGAATTGAGGTTGGCGAGGTCGATATAGTTGCCGAGGACAACGCAGGTAATAAGTATGCCGTTGAGGTTAAGTCGGGTAAGGTTGATGTGAGCGCCATTAGGCAGGCATATGTTAATGCCAAGGTATTGAACGCTAAGCCATTGATCGTTGCCAGGGGTTTCAGCAACGATTCAAGTAAGGCATTGGCTGATGAGTTAGGTGTTTCTGTGATAAACCTTGAGGAGGCCGTTGTTTTAACAATTGATGAGTTAAGGACCGTCATTGAGAGTGTCATTTACGAATCCGTTGGAGACTTAATAAATACGGTGTTTACGTTAGCCACGAAATCATGCGATGCCAAGGCTAGGGCCATCATGGATGCGGTAATTAATTGCAACGATTGGAACTGCGTATGCGATAAACTGGGTGTTAACCAGGGCGATTGCGGTTCCCTAATAAGCGATATCAAGAGGGAGTTAGGGCTTGGTAACTTATCACTGAGTAAGTTAAGGACCGCTATCCGACTGTATAACCTGGTTTCCCTATTGGTAAATTCATGCAACAAGGGAAACACTTAA
- a CDS encoding AAA family ATPase gives MTRLVKAVVKGFKGLGREASINFNGNTMVVGGSGSGKTSLMEALALLMQSRGEEWLVLEGNFLVIHEPEDLVYGLNPDGTVTVGVYYEVDGDGEGLGRSIGLELRRGSIIGYHYSFRFRDYWVRQEVYLDNEPVAIVEKVGNDGVMRHPATNKLCIAPTHVMHEDAFMVCDGDQSRRAIALMFVLRNMLKNKFYYLGEGRVCWWKRDYETTVDLPSNSVGSDGQYTVHQLSVIETRPEYEGVYGEVKGLIGELGIEDIKAGFTAPKRVSGYVKVNGKWVPMYHAGLKLKALLPVIVQLVLTPPGSVLVIDGIDLGLAHDELSAVVDIVDRVARKVGYQVIMSGKVAPVNSHVSIVNI, from the coding sequence ATGACGAGACTAGTAAAGGCGGTGGTTAAGGGATTTAAGGGCTTAGGAAGGGAGGCATCCATTAATTTTAATGGTAACACCATGGTTGTTGGCGGTAGTGGTTCAGGGAAAACAAGCCTAATGGAAGCCCTGGCACTCCTAATGCAGAGTAGGGGTGAGGAGTGGCTTGTCCTTGAGGGTAATTTCCTAGTTATTCATGAACCTGAGGACTTGGTTTACGGGTTAAATCCCGATGGAACAGTTACCGTGGGTGTTTATTACGAGGTTGATGGCGATGGCGAGGGGCTTGGCCGCAGCATTGGTCTTGAGTTGAGGAGGGGTTCTATCATAGGTTATCACTACAGCTTTAGGTTTAGGGATTACTGGGTTAGGCAGGAGGTGTACCTGGACAATGAGCCTGTGGCTATTGTGGAGAAGGTGGGTAATGACGGCGTAATGAGACACCCAGCGACTAATAAGCTCTGTATTGCGCCTACCCATGTAATGCATGAGGATGCGTTCATGGTCTGTGATGGCGATCAATCAAGGAGGGCCATCGCATTAATGTTTGTACTTAGGAACATGCTTAAGAATAAGTTCTATTACCTTGGTGAGGGTAGGGTCTGTTGGTGGAAGAGGGATTATGAGACGACCGTGGATTTACCGAGCAATTCCGTGGGCTCTGATGGACAGTATACCGTGCATCAACTCTCTGTTATAGAGACGAGACCTGAGTATGAGGGCGTGTACGGTGAAGTAAAGGGCTTGATTGGTGAGTTGGGCATTGAGGATATAAAGGCTGGGTTCACTGCGCCGAAGAGGGTTTCGGGTTACGTTAAGGTTAATGGCAAGTGGGTCCCCATGTACCATGCTGGTCTTAAGTTGAAGGCATTATTACCAGTGATTGTTCAGCTGGTGCTTACTCCTCCGGGTTCTGTGTTGGTTATTGATGGTATTGACTTGGGGCTTGCACATGATGAGTTAAGCGCCGTGGTAGACATTGTAGATAGGGTCGCCAGGAAGGTGGGTTACCAAGTAATAATGAGCGGTAAGGTTGCGCCTGTTAATAGTCATGTGAGTATCGTTAATATTTAA
- the rrp41 gene encoding exosome complex exonuclease Rrp41: protein MGKQSPVPLLVNGRRSDGRLPDEHRSVKMEVGVINNAEGSALVAYGNTVILAAVYGPREVPQKHLELPDKAILRVRYHMTPFSTSEGRKSPTPSRREIEISKVIRTALEPAVILERFPRTTIDVYLEVLQADGSTRVTGITAASLALADAGIPMRDLLVGVSIGKVSGTIVVDLNQLEDQYGEGDMPFAIMYGHGLITLMQADGEWLPSEINQAVELAFKAAERIYKMQKDVLKSKYTEPSVSLMT, encoded by the coding sequence ATGGGTAAGCAATCCCCAGTGCCGTTGTTGGTTAATGGAAGGAGGAGCGATGGTAGGTTACCCGATGAGCATAGGTCGGTGAAGATGGAGGTGGGTGTGATAAACAATGCCGAAGGTAGCGCATTGGTTGCCTATGGCAATACGGTAATACTCGCCGCTGTCTATGGACCTAGGGAGGTGCCTCAGAAGCACCTTGAATTACCTGATAAGGCAATACTGAGGGTTAGGTACCACATGACGCCGTTTAGTACCTCAGAGGGTAGAAAGAGCCCTACACCGTCTAGGAGGGAGATTGAGATATCTAAGGTAATCAGGACTGCCCTGGAGCCTGCGGTGATCCTTGAGAGGTTTCCGAGGACCACCATAGATGTCTATCTAGAGGTGTTGCAGGCTGACGGTAGTACCAGGGTCACTGGAATAACAGCGGCATCCCTAGCCCTCGCTGACGCTGGGATCCCAATGAGGGATTTGCTCGTTGGTGTTTCCATAGGAAAGGTATCGGGCACCATAGTGGTTGACCTAAACCAACTTGAGGATCAGTATGGTGAGGGTGACATGCCCTTCGCAATCATGTATGGGCATGGTTTAATAACACTCATGCAGGCCGATGGTGAGTGGCTACCTAGTGAGATTAATCAGGCGGTTGAGCTCGCCTTTAAGGCTGCTGAAAGGATCTATAAGATGCAGAAGGACGTACTTAAGAGTAAGTATACTGAGCCATCAGTTTCATTGATGACTTAA
- a CDS encoding carboxypeptidase M32, with the protein MKIDELLREYRSVWAIDHARSLLEWDLEVNMPVEGTAARGEALAQLTLIRREYLLRLRDLVSKYRDFKDLSDLEKGVIRVLDRELKYYTLIPPEVLEELDRTATKAAVIWREARRESNFSKFKPYLSKILELERTIADKLGYEGHPYNALLDLYEEGFTVNDADHVFNTLLPNLKALLDKIMSEGKYPSRHPLEDVPYDVNVMKSINEELLRVLEMPVGSRFRMDVSAHPFTTGISINDVRITTRYEGRDFRSTMFSVIHESGHAMYELMIDPSLDMTPVGRGVSMGVHESQSRFWENIIGRSREFVHLIYPLLKERLPFLRDYSEEDIYRYFNIVRPSLIRVDADEVTYNFHIALRYEVEKGLIAGKLDVSDLPSLWNDFMDKYLGVRPRNDAEGVLQDIHWSQGSFGYFPTYTLGNVVAGMIYAKLPGLRDKVAGRRFNEIREFLRDKICKYGAIYPPKELLMRSFNDTYNPTYLLNYLREKYLG; encoded by the coding sequence ATGAAGATAGACGAATTATTGAGGGAGTATAGGTCTGTGTGGGCAATTGATCACGCAAGGTCATTACTGGAGTGGGACTTGGAGGTTAACATGCCAGTTGAGGGCACCGCCGCACGCGGTGAGGCACTGGCGCAATTAACCCTGATCCGGAGGGAGTACCTACTTCGGCTTAGAGATTTGGTTAGTAAGTATAGGGATTTCAAGGACCTCAGCGACCTTGAAAAGGGCGTGATTAGAGTTCTAGATAGGGAATTGAAGTATTATACCCTGATACCTCCTGAGGTACTTGAGGAGCTTGATAGGACAGCAACAAAGGCAGCCGTCATCTGGAGAGAGGCCAGGAGGGAATCCAACTTCAGTAAGTTTAAGCCGTATTTATCGAAGATCCTTGAGTTGGAGAGAACTATTGCGGATAAGCTTGGTTATGAGGGGCACCCATACAATGCACTCCTTGACTTATATGAAGAGGGATTCACAGTTAATGACGCTGATCATGTCTTTAACACATTACTTCCCAACCTAAAGGCGTTGCTTGATAAGATAATGAGCGAGGGCAAGTACCCAAGTAGGCATCCGCTTGAGGATGTGCCCTATGATGTAAATGTAATGAAGTCAATCAATGAGGAATTACTTAGGGTACTGGAGATGCCTGTGGGTAGTAGGTTCAGGATGGATGTATCGGCCCACCCATTCACAACAGGTATATCAATCAATGATGTGAGGATAACCACTAGGTATGAGGGAAGGGACTTTAGGTCAACCATGTTCTCCGTTATCCATGAGAGCGGGCATGCAATGTATGAGTTAATGATTGACCCATCCCTTGATATGACGCCAGTGGGCCGTGGTGTCTCCATGGGCGTTCATGAAAGCCAATCTAGGTTTTGGGAGAATATTATTGGTAGGAGTAGGGAGTTTGTGCATTTAATATACCCGTTACTCAAGGAGAGGTTGCCGTTCCTTAGGGACTATAGCGAGGAGGATATTTATAGGTACTTCAATATTGTTAGGCCGAGCCTGATTAGGGTTGATGCTGATGAGGTTACGTATAACTTCCACATAGCCCTTCGTTATGAGGTTGAGAAAGGATTGATAGCTGGTAAGCTTGATGTGTCTGACTTGCCGTCATTATGGAATGACTTTATGGATAAGTACCTGGGTGTTAGGCCTAGGAATGATGCTGAGGGTGTTCTTCAGGATATTCATTGGTCCCAGGGATCCTTCGGCTACTTCCCAACCTACACGCTGGGTAATGTTGTTGCTGGCATGATATATGCAAAGCTACCTGGGCTTAGGGATAAGGTCGCGGGCAGGAGGTTTAATGAGATTAGGGAGTTCCTTAGGGATAAGATCTGTAAGTATGGTGCCATATATCCACCCAAGGAGTTGCTGATGAGGTCATTTAACGACACGTATAACCCAACTTACCTGCTTAATTACTTACGTGAGAAGTACCTTGGTTGA
- the rrp42 gene encoding exosome complex protein Rrp42 — protein sequence MLSVTQEKGVVPKLKQEVMKKMIEQGVRIDNRGLNDYRALSIRVGVVKTADGSSLVSLGNTKVMAGVKVEIGKPFEDTPDEGALIVNLEIAPTASPDVEPGPPDENAIEVARVVDRAIRHSGFLNFKSLSIVTGKHAWFLWVDVYVLNHDGNLVDASTIAAVTALMNTALPKVELDPAGNILRIDRGSRSPLSLNMDKLPLTITHVKIGNFLLVDPIREEEDLSDGAYITGVAGGSIVSIQKVTGAFTKDEVNYMVSNSINQYVKLRESVINIMKNPPTDLQL from the coding sequence ATGCTAAGTGTAACTCAGGAGAAGGGCGTTGTTCCAAAGCTTAAGCAGGAGGTTATGAAGAAGATGATCGAGCAAGGCGTTAGGATCGATAATAGGGGCCTGAATGATTATAGGGCATTGAGTATTAGGGTTGGGGTTGTGAAGACTGCTGACGGGAGTTCACTGGTATCCCTCGGTAATACCAAGGTAATGGCGGGTGTCAAGGTTGAGATCGGAAAGCCCTTTGAGGACACGCCTGATGAGGGCGCATTAATCGTAAACCTGGAGATCGCGCCTACGGCGTCCCCAGACGTAGAGCCTGGGCCACCTGATGAGAATGCAATTGAGGTTGCCAGGGTGGTGGATAGGGCGATAAGGCACAGTGGCTTCCTGAACTTCAAGTCTCTATCAATAGTCACTGGCAAGCATGCCTGGTTTCTCTGGGTTGATGTTTATGTGCTTAACCACGATGGTAATCTCGTGGACGCATCAACAATAGCCGCAGTAACCGCATTAATGAACACGGCATTGCCTAAGGTTGAACTCGACCCAGCAGGTAATATACTAAGAATAGATAGGGGTAGTAGATCACCGCTGTCACTGAACATGGATAAATTACCACTAACAATAACCCATGTTAAGATTGGTAATTTCCTCCTTGTGGATCCCATACGTGAGGAGGAGGACCTATCTGATGGCGCCTACATAACTGGCGTGGCTGGCGGTAGTATTGTGTCGATACAAAAGGTGACAGGCGCCTTTACTAAGGACGAAGTGAATTACATGGTGAGTAATTCCATTAATCAATACGTAAAACTCAGGGAATCCGTAATAAATATCATGAAGAACCCACCGACGGACCTTCAACTCTAA
- a CDS encoding transposase, whose translation MDVGFGELIRIIRWQMSKGMGRSLDELTLGDRVFKCPRRGLIIDRDLNAGINILRHGVESRPYYLWSSTNTRGFSPRARRGNKTGNLTIQGWVAHLRRCGVSINIIRGIIRCD comes from the coding sequence ATGGATGTTGGGTTCGGTGAATTAATACGTATCATTAGGTGGCAAATGAGTAAAGGCATGGGAAGGAGTTTAGATGAGTTAACCCTAGGCGATAGGGTGTTCAAGTGCCCTAGGCGTGGGTTAATCATTGATAGGGACCTGAACGCAGGCATTAACATCCTAAGGCATGGGGTTGAGAGCCGCCCCTACTACCTGTGGAGCTCCACCAATACCCGTGGTTTTTCACCACGGGCAAGGCGGGGCAATAAAACAGGAAACCTCACCATCCAAGGTTGGGTAGCCCACCTACGTAGATGCGGCGTGAGCATTAACATAATAAGAGGTATTATCCGCTGTGATTAA
- a CDS encoding glycosyltransferase: MQDSVITALEVLIMIGTALWAVQYFVSRRVHAYEKPTSVNMQVENLPKVSIVLPVYRERKQSIEKTLDSVSSQNYPKNLLEVLIVIDKDDVNTFNEALRAAGRFLSSLNIKVITNDNAGRRLKAIAMNTAMKHTSGLIIGFYDADDVFPNDQVLNAVLLMMERGYAAVGTRVYRYRDSVLGGLMYLESIIWYNAIVPFLRTTIKVTPLSGEGLFIRRDAVDFVPHSMAEDALLSFKLASRGYSIGLLDSYVYELAPLNITSFIRQRIRWNKGYAQNLVLLFRQGVQFNYALRVIMLYVFIVLPPALLVGSIIGFILVAYMAIITKAYTIAILYQLALAVIMSEMMVLYLMRDFIHESMNMGEAIVLLPIYWLLLGAVTITSPLVPINNWLKTTR, translated from the coding sequence ATGCAGGATAGCGTAATTACCGCATTGGAAGTGTTAATAATGATTGGTACGGCATTATGGGCTGTGCAGTACTTCGTTTCAAGAAGGGTCCATGCATATGAAAAACCAACATCCGTAAATATGCAGGTTGAGAACCTTCCCAAGGTGTCCATTGTACTACCCGTTTATAGGGAGAGGAAGCAGAGTATTGAGAAGACACTTGACAGTGTCTCGTCACAGAACTATCCCAAGAACCTACTGGAGGTTCTAATCGTTATTGATAAGGATGATGTGAACACGTTCAATGAAGCGTTAAGGGCCGCTGGGAGGTTCCTGAGTTCATTAAACATAAAGGTCATAACCAATGATAATGCCGGGCGTAGGCTTAAGGCCATAGCCATGAACACAGCCATGAAGCACACCAGTGGCTTGATCATTGGCTTCTACGATGCTGATGACGTGTTCCCAAACGACCAAGTCCTTAATGCCGTACTGTTAATGATGGAGAGGGGTTACGCAGCAGTGGGTACCAGGGTGTATAGGTATAGGGATAGCGTGCTTGGTGGTTTGATGTACCTGGAGTCAATAATTTGGTATAATGCCATAGTTCCGTTTTTGAGGACCACAATTAAAGTAACACCGCTGTCGGGTGAGGGGCTCTTCATAAGGAGGGATGCCGTTGATTTCGTGCCCCATAGCATGGCTGAGGACGCCCTATTATCATTTAAGTTGGCTAGTCGAGGTTATTCCATTGGGCTCCTTGACTCGTACGTATACGAATTAGCACCATTGAATATAACTAGCTTCATAAGACAGAGAATTAGGTGGAATAAGGGTTATGCCCAGAACCTGGTTTTGTTGTTTAGGCAGGGCGTTCAATTTAATTACGCATTGAGGGTAATAATGCTTTACGTATTCATTGTGCTACCGCCGGCGCTACTCGTGGGCTCAATCATAGGTTTTATCCTTGTGGCTTATATGGCGATAATAACCAAGGCATACACCATAGCCATCCTATACCAATTAGCGCTCGCGGTTATAATGTCGGAGATGATGGTCCTTTACCTAATGCGTGACTTCATCCATGAGAGCATGAATATGGGCGAAGCCATAGTGTTACTACCCATTTACTGGTTGTTGCTTGGCGCAGTAACAATAACATCACCGTTAGTACCCATTAATAATTGGCTTAAGACCACCCGTTAA
- a CDS encoding HIT family protein, whose protein sequence is MEVVFTPWRWTYIKSTNNKGGECVLCAYLHGSDDGLVIYRGGHCFIVMNKYPYNIGHVMVVPNRHVPTITDLSNEELSECSAQLMAITEALVRVLGINYGDFDIGINIGRVAGAGIEEHMHIHVVPKPSAISFTITDPDAVMEKTMDIASKLRALIPQLIKDGAPHN, encoded by the coding sequence ATGGAGGTTGTTTTCACGCCGTGGCGTTGGACGTACATAAAATCAACAAACAACAAGGGCGGTGAGTGCGTCCTCTGCGCATACCTGCACGGGAGCGATGATGGACTAGTTATTTATAGAGGAGGGCATTGTTTCATAGTCATGAACAAGTACCCATACAATATAGGCCACGTGATGGTGGTGCCGAATCGACACGTGCCAACAATAACTGACTTAAGTAATGAAGAGTTGAGTGAGTGCTCTGCACAATTAATGGCAATTACTGAGGCTTTAGTGAGGGTTTTGGGTATTAACTATGGAGATTTTGACATTGGAATAAACATAGGCAGGGTTGCGGGTGCCGGTATTGAGGAACACATGCACATACATGTGGTGCCCAAGCCATCGGCCATATCCTTCACAATAACCGACCCGGATGCAGTGATGGAAAAAACGATGGATATAGCCAGCAAGTTAAGGGCCCTGATCCCGCAGTTAATTAAGGACGGAGCGCCCCATAATTAA
- a CDS encoding acetoin utilization protein AcuC — translation MEKIVLAYSDKYLSYNFGPWHPFKPYREQRLMELLREHGLLGNYVDPVEPESATDEELMLVHTMDYIKFVKRASEEGTGYLDYGDTPAFKGIHEAAAIRVGGTLLVTKLVNSGKYLHGFNPGGGFHHAKPSGAAGFCVYNDMAIAVKWLRNNGVRRVAVVDVDVHHADGTQEALNNEDILLISTHGYDGRFYPGTGWIDEDGVGAGKGLKVNIPLPPHTGDDIYSIVIDEIISPILDRYSPEFLILQFGVDAHTGDELGILDLSTASYLKVLGTVHEAAHRHANGKLVMTGGGGYDVWNTVKTWFLAIVMLTEPNRLQQYSEYLDPEPTRTPGRYYEESLYVIDAVKQRLGL, via the coding sequence ATGGAGAAAATCGTGCTTGCGTATTCGGATAAATATTTAAGTTATAATTTTGGACCATGGCACCCCTTTAAGCCATATAGAGAGCAGAGATTGATGGAGTTACTGAGGGAACACGGCCTACTGGGGAACTACGTAGACCCAGTGGAGCCTGAGTCAGCAACGGATGAGGAGTTAATGCTTGTGCATACCATGGACTACATAAAATTCGTAAAGAGGGCCAGCGAGGAAGGCACTGGGTATCTGGATTACGGGGATACGCCGGCCTTTAAGGGCATTCATGAAGCGGCCGCCATTAGGGTTGGCGGAACACTACTCGTTACCAAGCTAGTTAACTCAGGTAAGTACCTACACGGTTTCAACCCAGGTGGTGGTTTTCACCACGCCAAACCCAGCGGGGCCGCGGGTTTCTGTGTTTACAATGACATGGCCATAGCCGTTAAGTGGCTTAGGAATAATGGCGTGAGACGCGTGGCCGTGGTTGATGTGGATGTTCATCATGCTGACGGCACGCAGGAGGCCCTTAATAACGAGGATATTCTCCTAATATCGACCCATGGCTATGACGGCCGCTTCTACCCAGGCACTGGCTGGATTGATGAGGATGGCGTTGGCGCAGGAAAGGGCCTTAAGGTGAACATACCACTGCCACCGCACACTGGTGATGATATTTACTCAATTGTTATCGATGAAATAATAAGCCCAATACTCGATAGGTACTCACCCGAGTTCCTAATTCTTCAATTCGGGGTTGATGCACATACAGGTGATGAGTTAGGCATACTTGATTTATCCACGGCTTCTTACCTCAAGGTGCTGGGCACGGTGCATGAGGCAGCGCATAGGCACGCTAACGGTAAGTTGGTCATGACAGGGGGTGGTGGTTATGACGTTTGGAATACCGTGAAGACATGGTTCTTGGCAATAGTAATGCTTACGGAACCCAATAGACTCCAGCAATACTCTGAATACCTTGACCCAGAACCCACTAGGACACCTGGGCGTTACTACGAGGAGTCACTCTACGTAATAGATGCCGTGAAACAGAGACTTGGACTGTGA
- a CDS encoding GNAT family N-acetyltransferase, translating to MVTIREAREGDVEVLVDLAVRLKRLNSEFDPLFSARNDCAERAREYLVNAIRNGKDHLLLVAEDMGKIVGFVKADIRERFFYSPSVEGAIVDFYIMPEYRRKGLGRMMLEKAIAMLREKGAQLITAEFPTQNQIAINFYNKMGFRSLVSIYAKET from the coding sequence ATGGTTACAATTAGGGAGGCTCGGGAAGGCGACGTGGAGGTATTGGTCGACCTCGCGGTCAGGTTAAAAAGACTAAATAGTGAATTTGACCCGTTATTCAGTGCAAGGAATGATTGTGCAGAGCGCGCCAGGGAGTACCTAGTAAACGCGATTCGTAATGGCAAGGATCATTTGTTACTCGTTGCCGAGGACATGGGTAAGATAGTTGGGTTCGTAAAGGCAGACATTAGGGAGAGGTTCTTTTATTCACCGAGTGTTGAGGGCGCCATCGTCGATTTTTACATAATGCCTGAGTACAGGCGTAAGGGGTTGGGAAGGATGATGCTTGAGAAGGCCATAGCAATGCTTCGTGAGAAAGGTGCCCAGTTAATAACAGCTGAATTCCCAACACAGAACCAGATAGCCATAAACTTCTACAATAAGATGGGGTTCAGGTCACTCGTCAGTATTTACGCCAAGGAAACCTAG
- a CDS encoding S-methyl-5-thioribose-1-phosphate isomerase encodes MGIDIEELKSKINPRLRPIIWRDSDNTLVLLDQRKLPFEETYVELRDPQSTADAIRQMIVRGAPAIGITAAYGMVLAIAHGNASTLDEALNELARARDALNAARPTAQNLFWATERMLSTASNAIHNGSAKSVRELLGVMKREAKAIFDEEFDAELRMGIYGLEKVNDGDTILTQCNAGGLATGTGIGTATAPIRVAHALGIRVSVIAPETRPWLQGARLTVYELMADGIPVTLIADTAVGYVMYRGMVNSVMVGADRILRDGHVYNKIGTFKEAVIAHELGIPFYAIAPSSTFDLRSRVEDVKIEERDPDEVRKIRGVPIAPENVPVFNPVFDVTPPKYVTALITERGIIYPPFDKNVPRVLSVR; translated from the coding sequence ATGGGGATTGATATTGAGGAATTGAAAAGTAAGATAAACCCAAGGCTGAGGCCAATAATATGGCGAGACAGTGACAACACCCTAGTATTACTTGACCAAAGAAAGCTACCCTTTGAGGAGACGTACGTGGAGTTACGGGATCCACAATCCACAGCCGACGCAATTAGGCAAATGATAGTCCGCGGAGCACCGGCGATAGGAATAACCGCGGCCTACGGAATGGTGCTAGCCATAGCCCATGGCAATGCATCAACACTTGATGAAGCTCTCAATGAACTAGCGAGGGCTAGAGACGCTTTGAATGCCGCAAGACCAACTGCTCAAAACCTATTCTGGGCTACGGAAAGGATGCTTAGTACGGCCAGTAACGCCATACATAACGGTAGCGCCAAGAGCGTGAGAGAATTACTTGGCGTAATGAAGAGGGAGGCTAAGGCTATATTTGATGAGGAGTTTGACGCAGAATTAAGAATGGGGATTTATGGTCTTGAGAAGGTAAATGACGGAGACACCATACTGACACAGTGTAATGCGGGTGGTCTAGCCACAGGTACAGGTATTGGCACTGCCACGGCACCAATAAGGGTTGCGCATGCACTGGGTATTAGGGTCTCCGTGATTGCGCCTGAAACAAGGCCTTGGCTTCAGGGCGCCAGGTTAACCGTGTATGAACTTATGGCTGATGGTATACCGGTCACGTTGATAGCTGATACGGCAGTTGGTTACGTAATGTATAGGGGTATGGTGAATAGTGTAATGGTTGGTGCAGATAGGATACTCAGGGATGGGCATGTTTATAATAAGATCGGCACTTTTAAGGAGGCCGTGATCGCCCATGAGCTCGGTATACCATTTTACGCCATAGCGCCTTCATCAACCTTCGACCTAAGGAGTAGGGTTGAGGATGTGAAGATTGAGGAGAGGGATCCGGATGAGGTTAGGAAGATAAGGGGTGTTCCAATAGCCCCTGAGAATGTCCCTGTGTTTAACCCAGTGTTTGATGTTACGCCTCCTAAGTACGTGACCGCACTAATAACTGAGAGGGGAATTATATACCCGCCCTTTGACAAGAATGTGCCTAGGGTATTAAGCGTTAGATAA
- a CDS encoding DNA-directed RNA polymerase subunit P, whose translation MYMCLRCGRVFSLEDMITPGVHCPYCGYRIIVKIRSFQTKRIANIE comes from the coding sequence ATGTATATGTGCCTTAGGTGCGGTAGGGTTTTCTCACTTGAGGATATGATAACGCCAGGCGTTCACTGCCCATACTGCGGTTATAGGATAATCGTTAAAATAAGGTCCTTCCAAACAAAGAGAATAGCAAATATTGAGTAG